From Granulicella sp. WH15, the proteins below share one genomic window:
- a CDS encoding DUF4112 domain-containing protein has product MAITTEPEVIRPGERPRKGRPGSRLFDDENLDLLSHLLDDFIQVPGTQFRLGLDGIVGLIPGIGDVIGGIASSIIIIAAWSRGVAAVTIARMVLNVAIETVGGTLPVVGDLFDIGWKANRRNYKLLAGSLARPRKMAWQSWLVLGVVCLVLVGLMVLPTLLLGWLVVHVLRKPVW; this is encoded by the coding sequence ATGGCGATAACGACGGAACCGGAGGTGATTCGGCCGGGGGAGCGGCCTCGGAAGGGGAGGCCGGGGAGCCGGCTCTTTGACGATGAGAATCTGGATCTACTCTCGCATCTGCTGGATGACTTTATCCAGGTGCCGGGGACGCAGTTTCGGCTGGGGCTGGATGGAATCGTCGGGTTGATTCCGGGGATCGGGGATGTGATCGGGGGGATTGCCTCGTCGATCATCATCATCGCGGCCTGGTCGCGTGGTGTGGCGGCGGTGACGATTGCGCGCATGGTACTGAATGTGGCGATCGAGACGGTTGGAGGGACGCTGCCGGTTGTGGGGGATCTGTTCGATATCGGGTGGAAGGCGAATCGCCGTAACTACAAGCTGCTGGCTGGATCGTTGGCTCGGCCGAGGAAGATGGCTTGGCAGAGCTGGCTGGTGCTGGGGGTAGTCTGCCTGGTGCTGGTGGGATTGATGGTGTTGCCGACGCTGCTGCTGGGGTGGCTGGTGGTGCATGTGCTTCGCAAACCAGTATGGTAG
- a CDS encoding response regulator codes for MTSEQNVPEVQVHQGPPQGVPGAGEHNSSTQGEDGQSHGMGHSKSSRRRRRKRKGKTGEGAGDQQHEAGSETPNLFSASEGVIPSVQANGNSSAPQSQPQPQQGRSFQANGGQQQNGFGQNGAAPGGTKRWKKKFRDRDRPRQSENPGNQANGNGGSGYPQQQNSGGYRDKDTHQPGNNAGFKRKGGFGAGGGKQQRSAPRGFVGPMDHSYRVVNGNFLDAPPSTIEHGNGNFGGRSRGGYQSDSQPIDYSQGRTIPIPPDAPTRIVFFIEDLFFQAKIQETARKLGVKVAFLKNDKESIAALTGSEEEDRPGLIVFDLNNANAKPLTLIPKLKTKLKKSTSIVGFLSHLQGDLKAKAVEAGCDTVMPRAAFSQNLPNLLRRYGIEEVEDTSNFNQ; via the coding sequence ATGACTTCAGAGCAGAATGTGCCCGAGGTGCAAGTGCACCAGGGACCACCGCAGGGCGTCCCAGGCGCCGGGGAACACAACTCCAGTACACAGGGTGAGGACGGCCAGTCCCACGGGATGGGCCACTCCAAGAGCAGCCGCCGCCGTCGCCGCAAGCGCAAGGGCAAGACCGGCGAGGGTGCGGGCGACCAGCAGCACGAGGCCGGTTCGGAGACGCCAAACCTCTTCTCCGCGAGCGAAGGCGTGATCCCGAGCGTCCAGGCCAACGGCAATAGCTCCGCCCCCCAATCCCAGCCTCAGCCCCAGCAGGGCCGCAGCTTCCAGGCCAACGGAGGCCAGCAGCAGAACGGCTTCGGCCAGAACGGCGCGGCCCCCGGCGGCACCAAGCGCTGGAAGAAGAAGTTCCGCGACCGCGACCGTCCGCGCCAGTCGGAGAACCCCGGCAATCAGGCCAACGGCAACGGCGGCAGCGGCTATCCGCAGCAGCAGAACAGCGGCGGCTACCGCGATAAGGACACGCACCAGCCGGGCAACAACGCGGGCTTCAAGCGCAAGGGCGGCTTCGGCGCGGGCGGCGGCAAGCAGCAGCGCAGCGCTCCCCGCGGCTTCGTCGGCCCCATGGACCACAGCTACCGCGTCGTCAACGGCAACTTCCTCGACGCGCCTCCTTCGACCATCGAGCACGGCAACGGCAACTTCGGCGGCCGTTCGCGCGGCGGCTACCAGAGCGACTCGCAGCCCATCGACTACTCGCAGGGCCGCACCATTCCCATCCCGCCCGACGCCCCCACACGCATCGTCTTCTTCATCGAGGACCTGTTCTTCCAGGCCAAGATCCAGGAGACCGCGCGCAAGCTGGGCGTCAAGGTGGCCTTCCTTAAGAACGATAAGGAGTCCATCGCCGCGCTCACGGGCAGCGAGGAAGAGGATCGTCCGGGCCTGATCGTCTTCGACCTGAACAATGCGAACGCGAAGCCGCTCACGCTGATTCCGAAGCTGAAGACGAAGCTGAAGAAGTCGACCTCGATCGTCGGCTTCCTCTCTCACCTTCAGGGCGACCTCAAGGCCAAGGCTGTCGAGGCTGGCTGCGACACGGTCATGCCCCGCGCGGCCTTCTCGCAGAACCTGCCGAACCTCCTCCGCCGCTACGGCATCGAGGAAGTGGAAGATACGAGCAACTTCAACCAGTAA
- a CDS encoding malectin domain-containing carbohydrate-binding protein produces MWKVDPQHTGLNFHETLLTPALVADPTKFAPLFFQKLDGQVYGAPLFMSSATLNKLPGSFKDGKSHNVVYVVTQHDSVYAFDGDADPLGANTAGTDSAPLWHTTFLNSDPQLGTPTTVPSSDAAGNDIGPEFGISTTPVIDPVSGTLYVVSLVKFPGQPLNNLYRQELHALDVKTGLDKVPPFILDANLTFNGNAVSDTSASDNDPVVAPAGQIPFAPLHEHLRAAMTFDPVNNIVYLAYASHSDEIRYYGLVLGFDGSTLKLTHSFVTTPNGATVLDGASHGGANKGGGKGGIWQGGASVALDESQNILFVTGNGVFDQDPTTGSMDWGETALKLPSAMGGQQQFQMALSDTNSYFTPSNWATLNSGGGSIPNDSDLGAGGALLLPQQPGEHPHMMMFGGKAGVWYLVDRDVLGGLQTNDQQVIQEIPEPRAPQLTLTPSYFNGAVYYASSGSPMERLKLVFDSVDNVMKLETAPTAGTGGNINAKGASPFITANGTSNGIVWAIDGNLKGYDANTLQLLTNAFNGDISAPDGSGRCQTTKFNTLAVANGHAYYTCYSGVSQGFLVVAGLKSSAAAPPAGPSVLTAETISSTSVNLSWTNNASNDPSLAGFHVSRATSAGGPFTILPLNAQGTTYTDSTVAPNTQYFYQVTAFNVAGDSGPSNIATATTYPVYTQGGLVGFWPMEDATGSIVTDVSGNGHDGSLQPDGEALYTTAGYINGGWAFHGTKIPDSITVPDSPDLDFSSNQSFTLATWVRVDALTGVEQPIVLKSANNGNVYGLFVNSNNQFAMRGPGGDIAGTTATKSAWTHVAMVQDGTVGTRTLYVNGTAVAQGPSQAANGPGALEWGEEDLPAGSNQVQFGFQGVIDETRLYNQALTASQIADLLPATLLDASSLLSPNTPDQLGTTLFPSKATATEARVSSTAGSYIVVAHFAKAVTGISGSLTQQNGTQAQGVVGTPTYDSSRMSVSIPLTGVANGQQLNLHLAGIVAVDQTSVVQGTADIAFRVLEGDVNNDGVVDNNDLTLESSSVTNAAVLPGNAAFDINGDGMLNAADVALLSGQTPGGQTPPAAPANLAATVGTSNVALSWSASTNAISYTLFRGTATGNETELMQGITGTQFTDSNVIPGTTYFYKVEAVNGAGPSSSFSNEVSASLPGNSQPSGNAVVQIDSGSTTAVGTFAADEFASGGSITPSVGDTIDTSKAQNPAPMAVYQSNRYGNFTYTIPNLTSGTAYILRLHFAETYWTTAGSRVFNILANGQTVQSNLDIFAAAGGKDIAISIDYPVTAQNGQIALTFQTVRDNALVSGVELLNVATQVSVPVTAVYQVDSGSAASVGTFAADSFFSGGSTSQTNDTIATAGVKNAAPAAIYQSNRFGTSTYTFTGLKTGSQYTIRSHFAETYWTAAGSRTFNILINGQPAQSNFDIFAVAGGKDIATTLDLPATAQNGQITVQYQTVKDNALVSGIEVIGDGTMMPLPNPPTSLHAAAGIGQVSLTWAPAAIGTYSVFRGNAAGAEATTPIATGLTSTTFIDKNLPNGQAVFYTVKTASTTATSLASSEVSATPDAAVPGSPVYRIAAGSSAAIAPFQADAFFAGGNTSGGNGTADLSAVVSPAPAAVYQNERSGGTITYTLPNLAVGASYTLRLHFNEFYWKQAGQRVFNVTVNGGVVLPNFDIVAAAGAPETAIVEQFTVQPDQNGNITVTLSGATADQPKITALELYR; encoded by the coding sequence ATGTGGAAGGTTGATCCACAGCATACCGGTCTCAACTTCCATGAAACACTGCTGACTCCGGCGCTCGTCGCAGACCCCACAAAATTTGCTCCTCTGTTCTTCCAGAAGCTGGATGGACAGGTGTACGGTGCGCCCCTCTTTATGAGCTCGGCAACGCTCAATAAGCTGCCTGGAAGCTTTAAGGATGGCAAGTCACACAATGTTGTCTATGTGGTCACTCAGCATGACAGCGTGTACGCCTTCGATGGCGACGCTGATCCGCTTGGTGCGAATACTGCCGGGACCGACTCCGCCCCCCTGTGGCACACTACCTTTTTGAATTCGGATCCCCAGTTAGGCACACCGACGACAGTACCCTCTTCGGATGCAGCAGGGAACGATATCGGCCCGGAGTTCGGTATCAGTACGACTCCAGTCATCGATCCCGTGTCCGGCACGCTCTATGTAGTCTCACTGGTCAAGTTCCCGGGACAGCCGCTCAATAATCTCTATCGGCAGGAGCTTCACGCGCTCGACGTGAAGACCGGTCTGGACAAGGTCCCCCCGTTTATCCTAGATGCGAACCTGACGTTCAATGGCAACGCCGTCTCGGACACAAGCGCGAGCGATAACGACCCGGTCGTAGCGCCAGCAGGTCAGATCCCCTTTGCACCTCTGCATGAGCACCTGCGTGCTGCCATGACCTTTGACCCGGTGAACAACATCGTCTATCTGGCCTATGCATCTCACAGTGACGAAATTCGCTATTACGGCCTGGTGCTCGGCTTCGATGGCTCCACGCTTAAGCTCACGCACAGCTTCGTCACGACTCCGAACGGCGCGACAGTGCTCGACGGCGCCTCTCATGGAGGAGCAAACAAAGGAGGCGGCAAGGGCGGCATCTGGCAGGGTGGAGCATCGGTGGCACTGGACGAGAGCCAGAACATTCTCTTTGTGACAGGCAATGGTGTCTTCGATCAGGACCCTACCACCGGGTCGATGGATTGGGGTGAAACAGCGCTCAAGCTACCGTCCGCGATGGGTGGTCAACAGCAGTTCCAAATGGCGTTGAGTGACACGAACTCCTATTTCACCCCGTCCAACTGGGCAACTCTGAACTCGGGCGGCGGTTCGATTCCAAACGACTCGGACCTCGGCGCAGGAGGGGCTCTGCTCTTACCTCAGCAGCCGGGAGAACATCCGCACATGATGATGTTCGGCGGCAAGGCGGGCGTCTGGTACCTGGTAGATCGTGACGTTCTTGGTGGGTTGCAGACGAACGATCAGCAAGTGATTCAGGAGATTCCGGAGCCGCGCGCTCCGCAGCTCACCCTTACTCCAAGCTACTTCAACGGTGCGGTCTACTACGCCTCCAGCGGAAGTCCGATGGAGCGGCTCAAGCTGGTCTTCGACTCGGTAGACAATGTAATGAAGCTGGAGACTGCGCCCACGGCTGGAACCGGCGGCAACATTAATGCGAAGGGCGCATCACCGTTCATTACAGCGAACGGCACGTCGAACGGCATCGTCTGGGCTATTGACGGAAACCTTAAAGGCTACGATGCAAATACTCTGCAACTGCTCACGAACGCCTTCAACGGGGATATCTCTGCTCCCGATGGCTCCGGGCGTTGCCAGACTACGAAGTTCAACACTCTGGCCGTTGCGAATGGACATGCTTATTACACCTGCTATTCCGGTGTAAGCCAGGGCTTTCTCGTGGTTGCGGGACTTAAGAGTTCGGCAGCGGCGCCGCCTGCAGGACCGAGTGTGCTGACCGCGGAGACCATCTCTTCTACATCCGTCAACCTGAGCTGGACTAACAATGCCTCCAACGATCCCTCGCTGGCCGGGTTCCATGTTTCGCGCGCGACTAGCGCCGGTGGACCGTTCACCATTTTGCCCTTGAATGCTCAGGGTACGACGTATACGGACTCGACTGTCGCTCCGAATACGCAGTACTTCTACCAGGTCACGGCCTTCAATGTTGCAGGCGACTCCGGTCCGAGCAATATAGCCACAGCCACTACTTATCCGGTCTATACCCAGGGTGGACTGGTGGGCTTCTGGCCCATGGAAGATGCCACGGGAAGCATCGTTACCGATGTGAGTGGCAATGGTCACGATGGATCTCTGCAGCCAGACGGTGAGGCCTTGTATACCACCGCCGGCTACATCAATGGAGGATGGGCTTTTCATGGCACCAAGATTCCGGACAGCATCACGGTTCCGGACAGCCCCGATCTGGACTTCTCCTCAAATCAAAGCTTCACGCTTGCGACTTGGGTGAGGGTGGATGCGTTGACCGGAGTGGAACAGCCGATCGTCCTCAAGTCAGCGAACAACGGCAACGTGTACGGTCTGTTCGTCAATAGCAATAACCAATTTGCCATGCGTGGCCCTGGAGGCGATATCGCAGGCACCACGGCAACTAAATCTGCATGGACTCATGTAGCGATGGTGCAGGATGGAACCGTCGGAACACGTACGCTCTACGTAAACGGCACCGCGGTGGCGCAAGGCCCGTCACAGGCTGCCAATGGTCCAGGCGCGCTGGAGTGGGGCGAGGAAGATCTGCCTGCGGGAAGCAACCAGGTGCAGTTTGGTTTCCAGGGTGTAATCGACGAGACGAGACTATACAACCAGGCGCTCACCGCATCGCAGATTGCGGATCTGCTTCCGGCGACGCTTCTCGACGCCAGCTCTCTGCTGTCGCCGAATACTCCCGATCAGCTTGGCACGACCCTATTCCCAAGCAAGGCCACTGCCACGGAGGCTCGTGTCAGCAGCACAGCGGGAAGCTACATTGTGGTTGCGCACTTTGCCAAGGCGGTGACGGGCATCTCCGGATCGCTGACTCAGCAGAACGGCACGCAGGCACAGGGCGTCGTTGGCACACCCACTTATGACTCCTCGCGGATGAGCGTTTCGATTCCGTTGACCGGCGTTGCCAATGGTCAGCAATTGAACCTGCATCTGGCGGGCATCGTGGCGGTCGACCAAACCTCTGTAGTACAGGGAACGGCAGACATTGCGTTCCGGGTGCTTGAGGGAGACGTGAATAACGATGGCGTGGTCGACAACAATGACCTCACGCTGGAGAGCAGCAGTGTGACCAATGCTGCCGTTCTACCCGGCAACGCAGCGTTCGATATCAACGGCGACGGTATGTTGAATGCTGCGGATGTGGCGCTGCTCTCAGGGCAAACTCCGGGCGGGCAGACTCCGCCTGCCGCTCCTGCCAACCTCGCGGCGACTGTCGGCACCTCAAATGTCGCTCTGAGCTGGAGTGCAAGCACCAATGCTATCTCCTACACGCTGTTCCGCGGCACCGCTACGGGCAACGAGACGGAGCTGATGCAGGGCATCACCGGGACGCAGTTCACCGACAGCAATGTGATCCCAGGCACGACTTACTTCTACAAGGTCGAGGCCGTAAACGGGGCTGGACCGTCGTCATCCTTCTCTAACGAGGTATCGGCGAGCCTGCCGGGCAATAGTCAGCCCAGCGGGAACGCGGTCGTGCAGATTGACTCCGGCAGCACTACGGCCGTGGGTACGTTCGCAGCGGACGAGTTCGCCAGCGGAGGCAGCATCACGCCAAGCGTTGGAGACACCATCGACACTTCGAAGGCGCAAAACCCCGCGCCAATGGCGGTTTACCAAAGCAATCGGTACGGCAACTTCACCTATACGATTCCTAACCTCACTTCAGGCACAGCTTATATCCTGCGTCTCCACTTCGCGGAGACCTACTGGACTACGGCGGGCTCACGAGTATTCAACATTCTGGCAAACGGGCAGACCGTTCAATCCAACCTCGATATCTTCGCCGCGGCAGGTGGCAAGGATATTGCTATATCGATCGATTACCCCGTGACGGCGCAGAATGGTCAGATTGCTCTTACCTTCCAGACCGTTCGGGATAATGCGTTGGTCAGCGGCGTAGAGCTGCTGAACGTTGCGACGCAGGTCTCCGTCCCCGTGACAGCGGTCTACCAGGTCGATTCGGGAAGCGCTGCCTCGGTCGGCACATTCGCGGCAGACAGCTTCTTCTCCGGCGGGTCTACCTCGCAGACCAATGACACGATCGCCACGGCGGGCGTAAAGAACGCTGCCCCGGCTGCAATCTACCAGAGCAACCGGTTCGGCACCTCAACCTATACCTTTACCGGGCTGAAGACCGGCAGCCAGTACACGATCCGCTCGCACTTCGCGGAGACGTACTGGACTGCGGCAGGCTCACGAACCTTCAATATCCTGATCAACGGTCAGCCGGCGCAGTCGAACTTCGACATCTTCGCCGTTGCCGGTGGCAAGGATATCGCAACGACCCTGGATCTGCCCGCGACGGCTCAGAACGGCCAGATCACGGTTCAGTACCAGACCGTAAAGGACAATGCCCTGGTGAGCGGGATTGAGGTGATTGGGGACGGAACGATGATGCCACTACCAAACCCACCCACCTCCTTGCACGCTGCCGCTGGTATCGGTCAGGTTTCCCTTACCTGGGCACCGGCTGCAATCGGAACCTACAGCGTCTTCCGTGGCAATGCCGCGGGAGCGGAAGCAACAACTCCGATCGCTACCGGCCTTACCAGCACGACGTTCATCGACAAGAACCTTCCGAACGGGCAGGCTGTCTTCTATACCGTAAAAACCGCAAGCACCACGGCAACCTCGCTTGCCTCAAGTGAAGTAAGCGCGACTCCTGACGCGGCGGTTCCCGGTTCGCCTGTCTACCGGATAGCTGCTGGAAGCAGCGCGGCTATCGCACCGTTCCAGGCGGATGCCTTCTTTGCGGGCGGCAATACCTCTGGCGGCAACGGCACGGCAGATCTGTCCGCAGTGGTCAGTCCGGCTCCGGCAGCGGTCTACCAGAATGAGCGCTCTGGAGGCACCATTACCTACACGCTTCCGAACCTCGCTGTTGGAGCCAGCTATACGCTGCGCCTCCACTTCAACGAGTTCTACTGGAAGCAGGCGGGCCAGCGCGTCTTCAACGTAACGGTAAACGGGGGTGTCGTGCTGCCGAACTTCGACATCGTCGCAGCAGCCGGGGCTCCGGAGACTGCCATCGTGGAGCAGTTCACTGTGCAACCGGATCAGAACGGCAACATCACGGTCACTCTCTCCGGTGCAACGGCGGATCAGCCAAAGATTACCGCGCTGGAACTCTACCGCTAA
- a CDS encoding histidine triad nucleotide-binding protein — MSSSSQVVADCLFCKIGAGLIPVKPLYEDERVMAFADIHPQAPTHVLFIPKTHYANGGEAPAELLGHLLHAAAAFGKAQLAGGYRIVMNTGEHGGQTVDHLHLHVLGGRHMAWPPG, encoded by the coding sequence ATGTCTTCGTCTTCGCAGGTTGTGGCTGATTGTCTCTTTTGCAAGATCGGTGCCGGGTTGATTCCGGTGAAGCCTCTGTATGAGGATGAACGCGTGATGGCGTTTGCCGATATTCATCCGCAGGCTCCTACGCATGTGCTCTTCATTCCCAAAACGCACTATGCCAATGGGGGGGAGGCTCCGGCCGAGTTATTGGGACATCTGCTCCATGCCGCCGCGGCTTTTGGGAAGGCCCAGTTGGCGGGTGGGTATCGGATCGTGATGAATACGGGGGAGCATGGCGGGCAGACCGTGGATCATCTGCACCTGCATGTGCTGGGTGGAAGGCACATGGCGTGGCCTCCAGGGTAA
- a CDS encoding carboxypeptidase-like regulatory domain-containing protein, with protein sequence MRVIRLASLLVFLSCCSAQILFGQVNTAGLSGLVTNAAGSAIAGVKVKMSNTATGYVRAVITDRFGYYTLRNMPIGHYGIAAEEDGFSLVEESIGIFDSERFRG encoded by the coding sequence ATGCGCGTCATCCGTCTCGCTTCATTGCTTGTCTTCCTCTCCTGTTGCAGTGCGCAGATCCTCTTCGGTCAGGTCAACACAGCAGGGCTGAGTGGTCTCGTTACAAACGCGGCGGGATCGGCGATTGCAGGAGTCAAGGTGAAGATGTCGAACACCGCAACCGGATATGTTCGAGCGGTCATCACCGACCGCTTCGGCTATTACACGCTGCGGAACATGCCGATCGGCCACTACGGCATCGCGGCTGAAGAAGACGGCTTCTCTCTCGTCGAAGAGAGCATCGGAATCTTCGATAGTGAGCGTTTTCGCGGATAG
- a CDS encoding CehA/McbA family metallohydrolase, protein MQDLHGLFSINHPGSPTGASCMGCGWSAPDTDYKRVHVIEAINGGSLDGPRSGISFWQDKLNRGYRLTGIGGSDNHDTDYPPQIRSAVGHPTTVVYAQNLSEPAILNAIRAGHVFIDMEGIATRTFEFSAHVGSKTASMGDAISSLAGEQVHFTLKLVALEGAHPEVIRNGELATLLDTAPVKAKEEMRSFAYSSDGKQHWLRVNLRPAEETLLLVGNPIYLNF, encoded by the coding sequence GTGCAGGATCTGCACGGCCTCTTCTCCATCAATCATCCGGGCTCGCCCACCGGCGCTTCCTGCATGGGCTGCGGGTGGTCGGCTCCCGATACCGATTACAAGCGTGTTCACGTGATCGAGGCAATCAATGGTGGTTCACTCGATGGCCCCCGATCCGGCATCTCCTTCTGGCAGGACAAGCTCAACCGCGGCTATCGCCTTACAGGAATCGGTGGAAGCGACAACCACGATACCGACTATCCTCCTCAGATACGCTCAGCCGTAGGACATCCCACGACTGTCGTCTACGCTCAGAATCTCTCAGAGCCTGCAATTCTGAATGCCATCCGCGCCGGCCATGTGTTCATTGATATGGAAGGAATAGCCACTCGCACGTTCGAGTTCTCGGCTCACGTGGGCTCGAAGACCGCATCAATGGGAGACGCCATATCATCCCTAGCAGGGGAGCAGGTACATTTCACCTTAAAGTTGGTTGCTCTCGAAGGTGCGCATCCTGAGGTCATCCGTAACGGCGAGTTGGCAACGCTCCTCGACACGGCTCCGGTCAAGGCTAAAGAGGAGATGCGCAGCTTCGCCTATTCAAGCGACGGAAAGCAACACTGGCTTCGCGTAAATCTCCGACCGGCAGAAGAAACATTACTGCTGGTCGGGAATCCAATTTACCTGAACTTCTAG
- a CDS encoding M48 family metalloprotease — MRRVIFLLFCVALLLTPKARAVDPALQFGATPTEAAALKAADGDHTAYTLPPEKLAKAVVLGRTFTTFEFAHEGWNILQLVLFLSLGVAAWMQRVAVARSSNRWVQGAIFCFLLLALHTLLNLPLQIYAHRVVIQYGLSIQGWASWALDLLKSLAVFYLLGTLGVMGFFWTVRRSPQRWWLWFAGLVSVAIVVGAFATPYVYDPLFNQFTPMQKTNPELVAELEKVVARGGKGIAIPPERMFIMKASDKVTTTNAYVTGFGGSKRVVVWDTSLASGNRDDVLAMFAHEMGHYVLGHVALGMGLSMLSLVLEFWLGYHAARWLIQRYGGRWRVGTQQDWAALVVFLLVLAVFSFLTEPVANGVSRWMEHNADVYGQEALHGIVADPAAVTAASFQHLGEQALDDPETEEWVELWLDTHPSIARRAAFAKHYDPWGVGGKPKYFER, encoded by the coding sequence ATGCGCCGTGTGATTTTTCTGTTGTTCTGTGTCGCTCTGCTTCTGACTCCGAAGGCTCGGGCGGTCGACCCGGCGCTGCAATTTGGCGCTACCCCGACCGAGGCCGCTGCTCTCAAAGCAGCCGACGGCGATCACACCGCCTATACCCTGCCTCCTGAAAAACTGGCCAAGGCGGTTGTGCTCGGGCGCACGTTTACCACCTTCGAGTTTGCGCATGAGGGTTGGAATATTTTGCAGTTGGTTTTGTTTCTTTCGCTCGGCGTTGCGGCGTGGATGCAGCGGGTCGCAGTGGCTCGAAGCAGCAATCGCTGGGTGCAAGGGGCTATCTTCTGTTTTCTGCTGCTGGCTCTGCATACGCTGCTGAATCTGCCGTTGCAGATCTATGCACATCGCGTGGTGATTCAGTATGGGCTGTCGATTCAGGGCTGGGCGAGCTGGGCGCTCGATCTGCTCAAGTCGCTGGCCGTGTTTTATCTACTGGGGACGCTGGGGGTGATGGGCTTTTTCTGGACTGTGAGGCGCTCGCCGCAGCGGTGGTGGCTTTGGTTTGCCGGATTGGTCTCGGTGGCGATTGTGGTTGGGGCCTTTGCTACGCCTTATGTCTACGATCCCCTGTTCAACCAGTTCACGCCGATGCAGAAGACCAACCCTGAACTGGTGGCGGAGCTTGAAAAAGTCGTCGCGCGTGGGGGCAAGGGGATCGCGATTCCGCCGGAACGGATGTTCATTATGAAGGCCTCCGATAAAGTGACGACGACCAATGCGTATGTGACCGGGTTTGGCGGATCGAAACGCGTAGTGGTGTGGGATACATCGCTGGCGAGTGGGAATCGTGACGATGTACTGGCCATGTTCGCGCATGAGATGGGGCACTATGTGCTCGGGCATGTGGCGTTGGGGATGGGGTTGTCGATGCTCTCGCTGGTGCTGGAGTTCTGGCTTGGGTATCATGCGGCGCGGTGGTTGATCCAGAGATATGGCGGGCGTTGGCGGGTGGGGACGCAGCAGGATTGGGCGGCGCTGGTGGTGTTTTTGCTGGTGTTGGCGGTGTTTTCGTTTCTAACGGAGCCTGTGGCCAATGGGGTGAGCCGGTGGATGGAGCATAACGCCGATGTATATGGACAGGAGGCGCTGCATGGGATCGTGGCCGATCCGGCGGCGGTGACGGCGGCTAGTTTTCAGCATCTGGGGGAGCAGGCGCTGGATGATCCGGAGACCGAGGAGTGGGTGGAGCTTTGGTTGGATACGCATCCTTCGATTGCGAGGAGGGCGGCTTTTGCGAAGCATTATGATCCGTGGGGAGTGGGCGGGAAGCCGAAGTATTTTGAGCGGTGA
- a CDS encoding alpha/beta fold hydrolase codes for MAFAPDAYKPRRWLSNGHLQTIVGNFLPRQNDLPTAVAELVEVSPAQGSRISSQVLCHCHWQPEAVRAQQLTVILVHGLEGSSSSQYVVGNANKLWRAGANVIRMNMRNCGGTEQLSPTLYHSGLSGDVLAVMRAFTTRYGLHSVALVGYSMGGNLVLKLAGEQGSLPELKAVVGVSPAIDLGPSADALHLPVNRLYERRFLKALLQRFRRKAMLFPRVYDPNRAANIGSVREFDERITSLYSGFSGADDYYFRAASARVLDRIAVPTLILHALDDPFIRLTEETREKIMVNPNIALIETKNGGHCAFLAPPDLAQGDDGYWAESTLLQFLMSHA; via the coding sequence ATGGCCTTCGCTCCAGATGCCTACAAGCCGCGCCGCTGGCTCTCCAACGGTCACCTCCAGACCATCGTCGGCAACTTCCTGCCCCGCCAGAACGACCTGCCCACAGCCGTTGCCGAGCTGGTCGAGGTCTCGCCTGCGCAAGGCTCTCGCATCTCCAGCCAGGTACTCTGTCACTGCCACTGGCAGCCGGAAGCCGTTCGTGCTCAGCAGCTTACAGTCATCCTCGTACACGGGCTCGAGGGCTCGTCCAGCTCACAATACGTCGTAGGCAACGCCAACAAGCTCTGGCGTGCCGGAGCCAACGTTATCCGCATGAACATGCGCAACTGCGGCGGCACCGAACAGCTCTCGCCCACGCTTTATCACTCCGGACTTTCGGGCGATGTGCTGGCCGTCATGCGTGCCTTCACTACTCGCTATGGCCTTCATTCCGTTGCACTTGTGGGCTACTCGATGGGCGGCAACCTGGTCCTTAAACTGGCCGGAGAACAGGGTTCTTTGCCGGAGTTGAAGGCTGTGGTTGGGGTTTCGCCTGCGATTGATCTTGGGCCTTCGGCGGATGCGCTGCATTTGCCTGTGAACAGGCTCTACGAACGGCGTTTTTTGAAAGCTCTGTTGCAGCGTTTTCGCCGCAAGGCCATGCTCTTTCCACGTGTCTACGATCCCAATCGAGCTGCGAATATTGGCTCGGTGCGCGAGTTCGACGAGAGGATTACGTCGCTCTATTCGGGCTTCTCGGGAGCGGACGATTACTACTTTCGTGCAGCATCGGCGCGGGTTTTAGACCGCATCGCCGTGCCCACTCTGATCCTTCACGCACTGGACGATCCCTTCATTCGTCTTACGGAAGAGACTCGGGAGAAGATTATGGTAAATCCGAATATTGCGCTGATCGAGACGAAGAATGGCGGGCACTGTGCGTTTCTCGCTCCGCCGGATCTGGCCCAGGGGGATGATGGGTACTGGGCCGAATCGACCCTGTTGCAGTTCCTGATGAGCCATGCCTGA